DNA from Chryseomicrobium sp. FSL W7-1435:
AATGCTTTAAGGGATTTTCTAAGTGCATTTGTGGTCACAAAAATAATTTAACACTGATGATTTCGACATCAAATCTATAATTGATACCTTAACACCGCAGAGTAATAAAGGATGAACAATATGTCAGACTTATTATCCCTACCAGACATTAAAACAATAGAACCACCACAAGAAAATGAAACCGATATGATATTTAAAGTTGAAGCAGTCGGACCACCTGAACGTTGTCCTGAATGTGGTTTTGACAAGTTGTACAAACACAGTTCAAGAAATCAACTAATTATGGATTTGCCCATTCGTTTAAAGCGAGTGGGCTTACAATTGAACCGTAGACGATACAAGTGTCGTGAATGCAGATCTACCTTCTGGGAACGCCTAATATCTGTAGATGAAAAGCGTAGTATGACCAAAAGGCTTTTAAAGTCCATTCAAGAGCAATCCATGTCTAAGACCTTTGTAGAAGTCGCAGAAAGCGTTGGTGTTGACGAGAAAACTATTAGGAACGTTTTTAAGGACTATGTGGCACTCAAAGAACGTGAATACCAGTTTGAAACTCCTAAGTGGCTTGGGATAGACGAGATACATATTATCCGTAGACCTCGGCTTGTATTGACTAATATTGAACGCAGGACTATTTATGACATCAAGCCAAACCGTAACAAGGAAACAGTCATCCAACGTCTTTCAGAAATCAGTGACAGGACTTATATTGAGTACGTCACAATGGATATGTGGAAGCCTTACAAAGACGCAGTGAACACTATCCTTCCACACGCTAAAGTTGTCGTAGATAAGTTTCATGTAGTTAGAATGGCTAATCAAGCCTTAGATAACGTCAGAAAGTCTTTGAAAGCCCATATGAGCCAAAAAGAAAGACGTACCCTTATGCGTGAAAGGTTTATCCTTCTAAAGCGTAAACACGATCTAAATGAACGTGAATCATTCCTCTTAGATACTTGGTTAGGTAATCTTCCTGCTTTAAAAGAAGCCTATGAACTCAAAGAAGAGTTTTACTGGATATGGGATACTCCTGATCCAGATGAAGGTCGTCTTCGTTATAGTCAATGGAGACACCGTTGTATGTCCAGTAACTCTAAAGACGCATATAAAGACCTCGTGAGAGCCGTAGACAACTGGCATGTCGAAATATTCAACTACTTTGATAAAAGGCTCACTAACGCTTATACGGAGTCAATTAACAGCATTATTAGGCAGGTAGAGCGAATGGGTAGAGGTTACTCGTTTGATGCCTTACGAGCCAAAATCCTTTTCAATGAGAAGCTCCATAAAAAGCGTAAGCCACGATTTAATTCAAGTGCTTTCAATAAAGCTATGTTATACGATACTTTCAATTGGTATGAAGTGAATGATCACGACATTACAGACAACTTTGGTGTCGATTTTTCCACACTTATTAAGAATTTGGAGAAGGGTGATTTATAAGCCCTTTTCCACCATGAAATCCGAATACCCATTATTTTTAAAGGGAAATTATGATATCTTTAATTCGAGGGAGTATTATAGCTTGATTTAGGGTATAAAACTCTTAGCAAGACAAACTATTTTAGAATAAGGGAGGCACTACAATGAAGAAAGTTTCGTGGTCAAAATTCATGTTCTTCGCAATGCTGCTCTTGTTACTAACCTTAGCAGCCTGTAGCAACAACGAGACATCAGATGAACAATCCATGGATGACTCTGACGCTACGACAGAAGAGACAAATGAAGAATCAACAGAAGCGGATGCAGATGGAGGTACTGAAGTTGGTACGGATGATTCAGCAGAAACTGAACCAAAAGTTACGGACTTTGAACCAGCATTTCCAGAACAAACAAGAGCACCTGCAGTAACGACTGAAACAGAACTTAATGTGGAAGTTATTGCGGAAGGACTTGACGTATCATGGGGTATGGAAGAGTTTGAACCAAACCGCATCCTGATGACACAAAGAGATACGGCAGAACTTCTAATTGTTAACCTTGAAGATGGGGCTGTTTCTGATCCAATTGAAGGTACGCCAGAAGTAAACAATGAAGGTCAAGGTGGATTACTGGATGTAACCGTAGCACCTGATTTTGCCGAATCACGACTAGTATTTTTAACATTCTCTCAAGATATTGAAGGCGGAACTGTCACTGCTGTCGGGAAAGGTGTTTTATCAGAAGATGAAACTGCACTCGAAGGTTTTGAGGTGATTTTCCAAGCGACACCAGCCTATGAAGGTGACTTACACTATGGTGGCCGCATTACCTTTGATGAAGCTGGCAACTTGTTCTTAACAACGGGTGAGCGTTCAGATGATCCAATTCGCGAGCGCGCACAAGATTTAGATGCGTATTTAGGGAAAGTCATTCATATTACACAAGATGGAGAACCAGTAGACACGAATCCATTTATTGAAGATGAAAATGCACTTCCTGGCATCTACAGCTATGGACACCGTAATATTCAAGGGATAGACTTCAATCCGCAAACAGGCGACTTATGGATTGTTGAATTCGGTCCTCAAGCTGGAGATGAACTAAACATTATTGAGCCAGCGAATAACTATGGATGGCCAACCGTTTCATACGGTATCGAGTATTCGGGTGAATTAGTCAATGATGGTATTTCAGAACACGAAGCGCAAGGCTTTGTAGAGCCCGTCTATTACTGGGATCCAACAAGTGCGCCAAGTGGAATGTCCTTCTATGATAATGACGCCATTCCTGAATGGGAGAACAACTTGTTCATCGGTGGCTTAGCATCGAGCTATATTGCACGCGTTGTAATTGAAAATGACATTGTTGTTGGAGAAGAACGTCTATTGTCTGAAGAAGTGCAACGATTCCGTGATATTCTTGTAACACAGGATGGCGCGCTGATTGCAATCACAGATGGTGGATTGATTTATAAAGTGTCTGCAGCTAACTAACTATAAAAGGAAATCGAGTTGATCGATTTCCTTTTTTGTTATTTATTTATTTATTTCACACCATACTTCCGAT
Protein-coding regions in this window:
- a CDS encoding PQQ-dependent sugar dehydrogenase, translating into MKKVSWSKFMFFAMLLLLLTLAACSNNETSDEQSMDDSDATTEETNEESTEADADGGTEVGTDDSAETEPKVTDFEPAFPEQTRAPAVTTETELNVEVIAEGLDVSWGMEEFEPNRILMTQRDTAELLIVNLEDGAVSDPIEGTPEVNNEGQGGLLDVTVAPDFAESRLVFLTFSQDIEGGTVTAVGKGVLSEDETALEGFEVIFQATPAYEGDLHYGGRITFDEAGNLFLTTGERSDDPIRERAQDLDAYLGKVIHITQDGEPVDTNPFIEDENALPGIYSYGHRNIQGIDFNPQTGDLWIVEFGPQAGDELNIIEPANNYGWPTVSYGIEYSGELVNDGISEHEAQGFVEPVYYWDPTSAPSGMSFYDNDAIPEWENNLFIGGLASSYIARVVIENDIVVGEERLLSEEVQRFRDILVTQDGALIAITDGGLIYKVSAAN
- a CDS encoding ISL3 family transposase, producing the protein MSDLLSLPDIKTIEPPQENETDMIFKVEAVGPPERCPECGFDKLYKHSSRNQLIMDLPIRLKRVGLQLNRRRYKCRECRSTFWERLISVDEKRSMTKRLLKSIQEQSMSKTFVEVAESVGVDEKTIRNVFKDYVALKEREYQFETPKWLGIDEIHIIRRPRLVLTNIERRTIYDIKPNRNKETVIQRLSEISDRTYIEYVTMDMWKPYKDAVNTILPHAKVVVDKFHVVRMANQALDNVRKSLKAHMSQKERRTLMRERFILLKRKHDLNERESFLLDTWLGNLPALKEAYELKEEFYWIWDTPDPDEGRLRYSQWRHRCMSSNSKDAYKDLVRAVDNWHVEIFNYFDKRLTNAYTESINSIIRQVERMGRGYSFDALRAKILFNEKLHKKRKPRFNSSAFNKAMLYDTFNWYEVNDHDITDNFGVDFSTLIKNLEKGDL